In Phacochoerus africanus isolate WHEZ1 chromosome 14, ROS_Pafr_v1, whole genome shotgun sequence, one genomic interval encodes:
- the OGFOD3 gene encoding 2-oxoglutarate and iron-dependent oxygenase domain-containing protein 3 isoform X1 translates to MAPQRRGAPKGPEGCGAAERGRPNSTKGVRAPRDVRRKWLRAAVLGACTTLAGLLLWGRLGADEDGITEVLAGRSEVLPGRFIEVPCSEDYDSQRRFEGCTPRKCGRGVSDAVITRDEARRIRSIAEKGLSLGGSDGGASILDLHSGALSVGKHFVNLYRYFGDKIQNIFSEEDFRLYRNVRQKVQLAIAQAFGISASSLHLTKPTFFSRINSTAARTAHDEYWHAHVDKVTYGSFDYTSLLYLSDYQDDFGGGRFVFMEEGANRTVEPRAGRVSFFTSGSENLHRVEKVHWGTRYAVTIAFTCNPDHGIADPALTPPGGPSAQPR, encoded by the exons ATGGCACCTCAGCGGAGGGGCGCGCCCAAGGGGCCCGAGGGCTGCGGGGCGGCGGAGCGCGGGCGCCCGAACAG CACCAAGGGTGTCCGGGCACCGCGGGATGTGCGGAGGAAGTGGCTGCGAGCCGCCGTCCTGGGGGCCTGCACCACGCTGGCGGGGCTCCTGCTGTGGGGCCGCCTGGGGGCTGATGAGGATGGCATCACCGAGGTGCTTGCTGGCCGCAGCGAGGTCCTGCCGGGCAGGTTCATCGAGGTGCCCTGCTCCGAGGACTATGACAGTCAGCGCAGGTTTGAAG GCTGCACCCCGAGGAAGTGTGGCCGGGGCGTCAGCGATGCCGTCATCACCAGGGACGAGGCCCGGAGGATTCGCAG CATAGCCGAGAAGGGGCTTTCTCTGGGCGGATCCGACGGAGGG GCCTCCATCCTGGACCTGCACTCGGGGGCCCTGTCTGTCGGGAAGCACTTTGTGAACCTGTACAG GTACTTTGgggataaaatccaaaatatctTCTCGGAAGAGGACTTCCGGTTGTACCG GAACGTGCGGCAGAAGGTCCAGCTGGCGATCGCCCAGGCGTTTGGCATCAGCGCGTCCTCGCTGCACCTGACCAAGCCCACCTTCTTCTCCCGCATCAACAGCACGGCGGCCCGGACGGCGCACGACGAGTACTGGCACGCGCACGTGGACAAG GTGACCTACGGCTCCTTCGACTATACCTCGCTGCTCTACCTCTCCGACTACCAGGACGACTTCGGCGGGGGGCGGTTTGTGTTCATGGAGGAAGGGGCCAACCGGACGGTGGAGCCCAGAGCAG GCCGCGTGTCCTTCTTCACCTCGGGGTCTGAGAACCTGCACCGGGTGGAGAAGGTTCACTGGGGCACCCGCTACGCCGTCACCATCGCCTTCACCTGCAATCCTGACCACGGCATCGCGGACCCGGCGCTCACGCCCCCCGGGGGCCCGTCTGCCCAGCCCCGCTGA
- the OGFOD3 gene encoding 2-oxoglutarate and iron-dependent oxygenase domain-containing protein 3 isoform X2, which produces MAPQRRGAPKGPEGCGAAERGRPNSTKGVRAPRDVRRKWLRAAVLGACTTLAGLLLWGRLGADEDGITEVLAGRSEVLPGRFIEVPCSEDYDSQRRFEGCTPRKCGRGVSDAVITRDEARRIRSIAEKGLSLGGSDGGASILDLHSGALSVGKHFVNLYRYFGDKIQNIFSEEDFRLYRAGVGPKFLEPQQERAAEGPAGDRPGVWHQRVLAAPDQAHLLLPHQQHGGPDGARRVLARARGQGDLRLLRLYLAALPLRLPGRLRRGAVCVHGGRGQPDGGAQSRPRVLLHLGV; this is translated from the exons ATGGCACCTCAGCGGAGGGGCGCGCCCAAGGGGCCCGAGGGCTGCGGGGCGGCGGAGCGCGGGCGCCCGAACAG CACCAAGGGTGTCCGGGCACCGCGGGATGTGCGGAGGAAGTGGCTGCGAGCCGCCGTCCTGGGGGCCTGCACCACGCTGGCGGGGCTCCTGCTGTGGGGCCGCCTGGGGGCTGATGAGGATGGCATCACCGAGGTGCTTGCTGGCCGCAGCGAGGTCCTGCCGGGCAGGTTCATCGAGGTGCCCTGCTCCGAGGACTATGACAGTCAGCGCAGGTTTGAAG GCTGCACCCCGAGGAAGTGTGGCCGGGGCGTCAGCGATGCCGTCATCACCAGGGACGAGGCCCGGAGGATTCGCAG CATAGCCGAGAAGGGGCTTTCTCTGGGCGGATCCGACGGAGGG GCCTCCATCCTGGACCTGCACTCGGGGGCCCTGTCTGTCGGGAAGCACTTTGTGAACCTGTACAG GTACTTTGgggataaaatccaaaatatctTCTCGGAAGAGGACTTCCGGTTGTACCG GGCCGGCGTTGGGCCGAAGTTCCTGGAACCACAGCAG GAACGTGCGGCAGAAGGTCCAGCTGGCGATCGCCCAGGCGTTTGGCATCAGCGCGTCCTCGCTGCACCTGACCAAGCCCACCTTCTTCTCCCGCATCAACAGCACGGCGGCCCGGACGGCGCACGACGAGTACTGGCACGCGCACGTGGACAAG GTGACCTACGGCTCCTTCGACTATACCTCGCTGCTCTACCTCTCCGACTACCAGGACGACTTCGGCGGGGGGCGGTTTGTGTTCATGGAGGAAGGGGCCAACCGGACGGTGGAGCCCAGAGCAG GCCGCGTGTCCTTCTTCACCTCGGGGTCTGA
- the UTS2R gene encoding urotensin-2 receptor encodes MALSPEPTSSTAPESPGAPNASLNSSWASPTEPSSLEDLVATGTLGVLLSAMGVVGVAGNAYTLAVTCRFLRASAPLYVYVVNLALADLLYLLSVPFIVATYVTREWHFGDVGCRLLFSLDFLTMHASIFTLTLMSSERYAAVARPLDTVRRSKRYRKLLALGTWLLALLLALPMMLAIRLVRSGRKSLCLPAWGPRAHRAYLTLLFGTSIVGPGVVIALLYVRLARAYWLAQRASFPQTRRLPNPRVLCLILGIVLLFWACFLPFWLWQLLAQYRGAQPLPPRPARIVNYLTTCLTYGNSCVNPFLYTLLTSNYRDYRRRPLRRRPGAPAAGVRSIRGIPQERPRRPRASARSLSSSSRPATETIALSPAAPGGLCA; translated from the coding sequence ATGGCCCTGAGCCCAGAGCCGACGAGCAGCACCGCGCCCGAGTCGCCTGGCGCCCCCAACGCATCCCTCAACAGCTCGTGGGCCAGCCCCACGGAGCCCAGCTCCCTGGAGGACCTGGTGGCCACGGGCACTCTCGGGGTGCTGCTCTCGGCCATGGGCGTGGTGGGCGTGGCGGGCAACGCGTACACGCTGGCGGTCACCTGCCGCTTCCTGCGCGCCTCGGCCCCCCTGTACGTCTACGTGGTCAACCTGGCGCTGGCGGACCTGCTCTACCTCCTCAGCGTCCCCTTCATCGTGGCCACCTACGTCACCAGGGAGTGGCACTTCGGCGACGTGGGCTGCCGCCTCCTCTTCAGCCTGGACTTCCTGACCATGCACGCCAGCATCTTCACCCTGACCCTCATGAGCAGCGAGCGCTACGCCGCTGTGGCGAGGCCGCTGGACACCGTGCGGCGCTCCAAGCGCTACCGCAAGCTCCTGGCGCTGGGCACGTGGCTGCTGGCGCTGCTGCTGGCGCTGCCCATGATGCTGGCCATCCGGCTGGTCCGCAGCGGCCGCAAGAGCCTCTGCCTGCCGGCCTGGGGCCCGCGCGCCCACCGCGCCTACCTGACGCTGCTCTTCGGGACCAGCATCGTGGGGCCCGGCGTGGTTATCGCGCTCCTGTACGTCCGCCTGGCCCGCGCCTACTGGCTGGCGCAGCGGGCCTCCTTCCCGCAGACGCGGCGGCTGCCCAACCCCAGGGTGCTCTGCCTCATCCTGGGCATCGTGCTGCTCTTCTGGGCCTGCTTCCTGCCCTtctggctgtggcagctgctggcccagtACCGCGGGGCGCAGCCACTCCCGCCCCGGCCGGCCCGCATCGTCAACTACCTGACCACCTGCCTCACCTACGGCAACAGCTGCGTCAACCCCTTCCTCTACACGCTGCTCACCAGCAACTACCGCGACTACCGCCGGCGCCCGCTCCGCCGCCGCCCGGGTGCCCCCGCCGCCGGCGTGCGCAGCATCCGCGGCATCCCTCAGGAACGCCCCCGCCGCCCGCGCGCCTCGGCCCGCTCGCTGTCCTCCAGCAGCCGGCCGGCCACTGAAACCATCGCGCTGTCCCCCGCAGCGCCTGGGGGGCTCTGCGCCTGA
- the TEX19 gene encoding testis-expressed protein 19, whose amino-acid sequence MCPPVSGRYWAEGVSHLYASWMYQLQHGGRARMCFACFRTAFQELRAFLESEDWEDEDWDPELMDYTEEGSEQGSPLGPGQGQPALAAGPVESEGVGLHHHFVPTELEPQDAAPLGLGAEAADWTQGLPWLLGRLPVCSHWPSPSPPRQGFFKADLPPGEPMVLKLGTTQAMDPAEARAWLLDLQVLYIVGCYDAVYLRKMKAAWALQTPGQCWELLLEPDEVWVVQYQDAPQKQDLHRWKLSVLESSPSGEDEELVPADSALLKRGFTVLSYLPRAVREAEEGASASRPQPWPLGWDPIGSGSSGDGGGGGGLWGPGEGLAVMGASALGELPRFQPFGPGPQN is encoded by the coding sequence ATGTGCCCCCCGGTCAGCGGGCGGTACTGGGCGGAGGGCGTGTCCCACCTCTATGCGTCCTGGATGTACCAGCTTCAGCATGGCGGCCGGGCGAGGATGTGCTTCGCCTGCTTCAGGACGGCCTTTCAGGAGCTTCGAGCGTTCCTGGAGTCCGAAGACTGGGAAGATGAAGACTGGGACCCCGAGCTGATGGACTACACGGAGGAGGGGTCTGAGCAGGGGTCGCCCCTGGGGCCGGGCCAGGGGCAGCCCGCCCTGGCCGCAGGGCCCGTGGAGTCCGAAGGGGTGGGCCTGCACCACCACTTTGTGCCCACGGAGCTGGAGCCTCAGGACGCCGCCCCCCTGGGCCTGGGCGCCGAGGCAGCCGACTGGACTCAGGGCCTTCCCTGGCTTTTGGGGAGGCTTCCGGTCTGCTCGCACTGGCCCAGCCCGTCTCCTCCGAGGCAGGGGTTCTTCAAGGCGGACCTGCCCCCGGGGGAGCCCATGGTGTTGAAGCTGGGCACCACCCAGGCCATGGACCCCGCCGAGGCCAGGGCCTGGTTGCTGGACCTGCAGGTCCTCTACATAGTGGGCTGCTATGACGCCGTCTACCTGCGGAAGATGAAGGCGGCGTGGGCCCTGCAGACCCCAGGCCAGTGCTGGGAGCTGCTGCTGGAGCCGGACGAAGTGTGGGTGGTGCAGTACCAAGACGCCCCCCAGAAGCAAGACCTGCACCGGTGGAAGCTGAGCGTTCTGGAATCCTCCCCTTCAGGGGAGGATGAAGAGCTGGTCCCTGCGGACTCAGCCCTGCTCAAGAGGGGGTTCACCGTTCTCTCCTATTTACCCAGGGCcgtgagggaggcagaggagggggcctCAGCCTCTAGGCCACAGCCCTGGCCCCTGGGGTGGGATCCCATTGGCAGCGGCAGCAGCGGCgacggcggtggcggcggcgggctctgggggcctggggagggcctGGCTGTCATGGGAGCCTCTGCCCTGGGGGAGCTGCCACGCTTCCAGCCCTTCGGCCCGGGGCCCCAGAACTGA